A DNA window from Thermogemmata fonticola contains the following coding sequences:
- a CDS encoding MarR family winged helix-turn-helix transcriptional regulator — MPDDVNAKITAALERLAVALHKSLWDAAYAQDLSATQAQMLLYLISLDDSEVSMSELASRFGLTLPTVSDAVRSLVEKGLVEQRRAPRDGRIRVVALTPAGRRRARHLQHWADAIRQQVAALDPNTKGTFLACLLDLIARLQRAGLVSLTRQCQTCLYFQPHRYSNPDAPHHCGLLNQPLHLTELRLHCPDHTTLPTSP; from the coding sequence ATGCCCGATGATGTCAACGCCAAAATCACCGCCGCCTTGGAACGCCTCGCCGTCGCCCTCCACAAAAGCCTCTGGGACGCCGCCTACGCCCAGGACCTCAGCGCCACCCAAGCCCAAATGCTCCTCTATCTCATCAGCCTCGATGACAGCGAAGTGTCCATGTCGGAATTGGCCAGCCGCTTCGGCCTGACTCTCCCCACCGTCAGCGATGCCGTCCGCAGTTTGGTCGAAAAGGGCCTGGTGGAACAGCGCCGCGCCCCCCGCGATGGCCGCATCCGCGTCGTGGCCCTCACCCCCGCCGGACGCCGCCGTGCCCGCCACCTCCAACACTGGGCCGACGCCATCCGCCAGCAAGTCGCCGCCCTCGACCCCAACACCAAAGGCACCTTCCTCGCCTGCCTCCTCGACCTCATCGCCCGCCTGCAACGCGCCGGCCTCGTCAGCCTCACCCGCCAGTGCCAAACCTGCCTCTACTTCCAGCCCCACCGCTACAGCAACCCCGACGCCCCCCACCACTGCGGCCTCCTCAACCAACCCCTCCACCTCACCGAACTCCGCCTCCACTGCCCCGACCACACCACCCTCCCCACCTCCCCCTGA